The following are encoded together in the Lathyrus oleraceus cultivar Zhongwan6 chromosome 3, CAAS_Psat_ZW6_1.0, whole genome shotgun sequence genome:
- the LOC127131190 gene encoding uncharacterized protein LOC127131190 — MSRECPQNKNQMQGRSTGRVYTLDGRKAKSNNVLIDGMCLVNNHPCFVLFDCGATHSFISIRCMKRLGLQAIPLSPPMVVTTAMDDVVETPLIYENCSLSVNVVLGMDWLSSNSVFIGCEEKLIIIPSSEATPRDRIIDRIGEVAYRLALPPSLSEMHDVFHVSQLLKFIPDSHQPIPHIL; from the exons ATGTCTAGGGAATGCCCTCAGAATAAGAATCAGATGCAGGGGAGGAGTACCGGTCGAGTTTATACCTTGGATGGAAGGAAGGCTAAGAGCAACAATGTCTTAATTGATGGCATGTGTCTCGTCAATAATCATCCTTGTTTTGTATTGTTTGATTGTGGGGCGACTCACTCTTTTATATCAATTCGGTGCATGAAGCGTCTTGGCTTGCAAGCAATTCCCTTGTCTCCTCCTATGGTGGTTACTACCGCCATGGATGATGTGGTTGAGACACCGTTGATTTATGAAAATTGTTCGCTCTCG GTTAATGTGGTTTTGGGGATGGATTGGCTTTCCTCCAATTCGGTGTTTATTGGATGTGAAGAGAAGTTGATTATCATTCCATCTAGTGAAGCTACTCCAAGGGATAGGATTATAGATAGGATTGGAGAAGTAGCCTACCGATTAGCTTTACCACCTTCTCTATCAGAAATGCATGATGTTTTTCACGTATCTCAACTCCTGAAGTTCATTCCAGATTCTCATCAGCCTATTCCTCATATACTATAA